Genomic window (Magnolia sinica isolate HGM2019 chromosome 10, MsV1, whole genome shotgun sequence):
GCCACCTTTCTCGATTTGGAAACAGGAATAACGCCTCAACTTCAACCGCAAAAGACACACTCCATATACGTGTGGAAGTGAGTTACATGCGTGTGATCCCTAACGTTCATAGAGTAGTCCCTCTGTCAATGCTCGTTAGATATATATGGATGGTccatctatcaggtgggccactcatgtaggagGAAATGGACGGTTACAAAATTGATAACCAAGAAttaaacattcagtttatgagTGGCCCAGATTTATGTTAGGATAGAACCGTGATCTGATGGCCATTCCACGAACGCCATATATACTTCATACGTATGAGAATTTTGCACGTTTAGTGCGTTGGTCTTTGGCGCTTGGAGATGGGGCGATTCGAGATAACATTCCCGTTTCCCAAAAGATAAGAGGTCTTATCGAATCCGTCCCGACGTATTGATACGCCGCGTTTGAATTTGAgtaatcttccaatgatccaaaccgtctatacgACGATTCTCACTTTGTATGGTTGAAAATCAACAACCGAAAAAAATCCCTCCATTTGATTATTTCAACCATCTGATAGTTTGCCTCCTTTGCTTCGAAGATGAACGGTAACCGTAGCCTTTCTATGATCaaacggttgaaatattcaatccgagagcttttttcttttttgtaaaaaTCCTATCCATTGAAAGCCTTACCAAATAAACGGGTTGGatcgttgaaaaaaaaaaaaaaaaaaaactatctcaTTCCAGTGCGGAGGATGTATaatgtattcgagcaaacctcaAAGGATAAATACAACGGTCCACACGTACTGCAACGAGGTTGTGGCAATGGCTTCCCATGGAGACTCGCCCTTTCAGCCTCAGTAAATgatgatcccaaccgttcataTGGAATTTCCTAGAGAATCAGGATAACCCAAGAAAAATCCTGCTGATCTGAGATCATCATCACCGTTCGATTCAAGACGATTCAGAAACTCCTTTTATGTACCGTTTCTTCAATTTCACTTTTAATGAATGTACGGATTTTTGAGTGACGTATTTTCTAAATGATCCATTAACAGTTTTCTATTttagatgaacggcctggatcatcaCATAGTGGGGCGCAAGGGGCGAGCCTCCATGGAGAGAGCCCTACTACTAGCAACCCATATGCTCCCATCTTCATATCTTCTTCTCTATCTTCCTCAGAGAAACCATTACTCccaccattttcaaaaccaaAAAAGAGGCCATCCAAACATGTCTACAATCTCAGCTTACAAACCCAATTtccaatctctctcttttctccctaCGTTCTCTCAAAAGACCCATCTCCCAAAACCTCTCCTTACCCTTCCCTTTTCAAAAAATCCCACCTCTCTCCTCTCCCTGACCACCACCCGCATTCTCCCTCCTCCCTTAGAAAACTCAAGAAGAGCAAGCTGTTATACTTCTCAGGCTGGTGATGTCCTTGTGGCCCCCACTTCAGATTGGGATTCAATTGAGGATGTCGAAAATAAGGGGTTTGATTGGGGACagcaagaggaagaagaagaagaagaagtggtcTCTGAAGGAGAAGAAGCAGGCGGGGTTCGAGGAGCAGAGAGTGATGTTGGAGATTACTATCCCAACCCGCCCGAAGACGCGAAGATCTTCGTGGGTAATCTGCCTTTCGACGTCGACAGCGAGAAGCTGGCGCAGCTCTTCGAAAAAGCTGGAGTTGTGGAAGTTGCTGAGGTGAGTGTGTAAACAAACAAGGAGATGAAATTGGGCATTGTCTGCATCCCACTCTCGCCGCACATGGCAATGTAGCACATGTATGTGACATCCGAGCCGCTCATCAGCCCCAATTGTCATTTGTTGTTTGGTTCCCAAAATCCGGTCGGCGGGTTTTGATAATGTGGGCCACCCGTGCacactgaatgtggaccattggtttgATTTTGTAACCGGTCGCATTGGATAACTGGTCTGGATCTTGGATGCATATGGACtattcattgatttttttttttttaaacaattcaTTCTCAGCTGTGATTAGAATAGGCTAATTTTTGGGCCACCGTGCATACATggtagtggcccaccagatgaacgactTCGATCATGCACGAATGAGCTGCATTCCAGATATTGTTAGAGTAATATGCAGATGTTGCATTGCTTGTTCTTATTCCTGGCATTTTTCAGTTTGATGGTAATGTCTGCAGTTTTTCCTTTTGATTGCACGTGAGTGACAGAATTACAATAAACACTTAAGATTTTTCCTCTATAATCTGTTAAATAGCATCAATCCGCGCTGAAATTCATTATAATTTTTGCCATTATTTCTTTTGTTCAGGTAATTTACAACAGGGAGACGGACCAAAGTCGTGGATTTGGGTTTGTGACAATGAGTACCGTCCAAGAAGCAGAGAAAGTTGTTGAAATGTTCAACTGCTATGTAAGCTTTTAAATCatcagttgttgttgttgttgcattcatttttcctttttatttatttattgatttgtTTTAGTAGAGATACTTTTCATATGACAGTGGTAGAAGCATTAGGACAAAACAATTAGTAGTTTGGATGCCTCGAATGCTTGATACTGGATGGGTTTATTATCTCAGAACTGAAAATCGAAGCtcaggtgtgtttggatgccctATCGTAATGGATTGAAATGATTAGTTCGATGAGGATAAAAAGATGAAATCAGAATTGCATTCCATACTATACATAATGGGGAAGTAGCCCTCGAATTGTAGTTAGATTCTTTTCCAATTCAGCTTGAAAGTATAGTGTAATTACAGTTTGGTATACTAAGTGATTGTAACTTGGTTAGTTCCACTTTACTGAGCTAATtatcgcaattcaattcaattctgCATCCAAACGCAGGCTTGGGGTATGTTTGGCTGCACTTGGGTGGAACTGACTTCCACCCAAAATTTAAAGTTATGCTTGTCTTGGATTTTACTTGAAATGAGCAGATAATCGATTTCAGGCAGAAGGCTGATAGCCTGCCTAATCTGGCCCTCATCGCCATATACCACTGTAATCGTGGTTTGAGTTACTTCCAAACATGCCCATGCTTTGTTTCATCTACTTCTTTTCTCAAATTGACTTTTGTTTGCAGGAAGAGAGATGCTAATGAGGCTCATCCAAGCCGCTCCTTCTGCCCAACCACATAATGATCCAgacttttcatttttaaattataAGGTCCCGCCACTTATGGCCCACATGGGAAAAATCTCTCACTAGATAACCGAAGTGCTATATAATCCACCTTCCTATAGGTATTGACTACATCTGATCTGTAAGATTTTTCCATGTGGGCCATATCCAGTGGGGCTTTCTGAATGAAAGAGCCGTCTGGATCTTCCTGTGGTGGGGATAGCTTCTCTGGCAAGGATTTTGTGAGAATATCCTTATTTCATTGGTCATCCACCATTCTCACATTTCTTAGCTTTCTTTAGGTATTCTAATATCAATGTCTGGAGTTATATCTTTCCAATATCTGTAGACGTGTACTGATATTTAGTTTCAATCCCAATCAGGACCTCAATGGCCGGCTTCTGACCGTGAATAAAGCATCCCCTCGAGGTTCCCCTCAAGGTTCCCAGCTTACTCAAGTGAGAGCTGATCTCGGGCCAGATCACCGAATCTATGTGGGGAATTTGCCATGGCAAGTAGACAATGCCCGCCTGGAGCAGATTTTCAGTGAGCATGGCAAGGTGGTTGACGCCAGAGTTGTTTACGATAGGGAGACCGGACGATCACGTGGCTTTGGTTTCGTGAGGATGTCAACGAAAAACGAGCTGGACGACGCAGTAGCAGCTTTAGATGGCCAGGTGAGTCCTGTTCACATGCTTATTTAAAACCAAGGCATTCGCTTCCTGAAATCAGAATTCATGCAATTCCTCAATCTCCCAACCATCTTTAGCCTATTGGTTTCTAATCCTTCTGGTGATATACGAACCAAGGTCTAAAGTATCATCCAAAATTGGTAAATTCCACCCAATATGAACCAGTTTCGGCAAGAAACGATATGGCTGTGTTGGCCCTTTTTTGGTGGTGAATGATACGGTACACCTAAACCAATCTCAATCCTTGCTATGAACAGCCCTTGCCCTTCATTGTCAAAGGGGTCCTTACACATGCAAACAATGCTCAATTGAAAGTGAATTCAATACTGGAACTCATAGTCACATACAGAGTTTTGTGGAACATACTTGGTGAAAGTCACAGGTAGGGCTTGGATGTCTTTGTTTGGATGTttttgtgtgcgtgcgtgtgtgtgtgtgcgtgcgcacTAAGAAATCagtaatgtgtgtgtgtgcgcactaAGAAATCAGTactgtgtgtgtgcgtgcgtgcactATGAAATCAATAGCGGGTTATCAATTTAGGCATCCATCAGTTAGATTTTCTCATGAAATTTGATTTATTGTGGGTTTAGTTCTTATAATCCTCATGCTAATGCAGCATTATTTATTCAACTATGATTTTGAAAAGGGAAGAGAAATCCAAGATACAAAGAACAACCTATAAAATTGgagcatttggatgctcaattgaatttcAGTATCTCAGTCGATAAAGTGGAAATGGACATCTAAATTCAAAACTAACAATGCAATGACTTCAGTGCCATACCCACATTGCTGTTTTTCTCTTTACTGAATTG
Coding sequences:
- the LOC131257873 gene encoding 28 kDa ribonucleoprotein, chloroplastic-like, with protein sequence MSTISAYKPNFQSLSFLPTFSQKTHLPKPLLTLPFSKNPTSLLSLTTTRILPPPLENSRRASCYTSQAGDVLVAPTSDWDSIEDVENKGFDWGQQEEEEEEEVVSEGEEAGGVRGAESDVGDYYPNPPEDAKIFVGNLPFDVDSEKLAQLFEKAGVVEVAEVIYNRETDQSRGFGFVTMSTVQEAEKVVEMFNCYDLNGRLLTVNKASPRGSPQGSQLTQVRADLGPDHRIYVGNLPWQVDNARLEQIFSEHGKVVDARVVYDRETGRSRGFGFVRMSTKNELDDAVAALDGQSLDGRSIRVNIAEERPRRNSF